The following DNA comes from Vicugna pacos chromosome 13, VicPac4, whole genome shotgun sequence.
GTCTGCCCAGCCCTTGGCGCTCCCAGAGCCTCTGGGCCAAGGCTCCTGCCCCCTTCTGGGACAGAGTTGGAAGTTTCAACTGCTCATTGGACCAGGAGTCCTACTGACTTTGCACAGAACTGACTTAAGTTATTGACTTTTGTAATAAAAGGTGTGACTCCCTTGGAGCCTGACACTGTAGTCTGTGCATGTGGAAGGGACCGTCTCACCTCCAGGGCCACCCTGCCCCTATCAGAGGGAGCCCAGGAGGAAGGAACCATAAGGGGTACAGAAGCCAGACCTCAGGAAACTAGAACTTTAATTTTTCACAGTGGGATGATGATTTCATTTCTGGGGATGAGATTTATTTTGCACGGGTCTGAATCCAGGGGACAGCATCAGGTCAGAACCCCCGCAAGTCCCTGCCTTTATCTTAGAGGAAAGGGGTTATCTCTTCCTGTCCCCAAATCCTCTACTGACCCCTCTCTCAGCTCCTGCCCCAGGCTCCCTCTCACCTCAGTGAGAATCATATCACAGCCAACAAGGAAAATGAAGCAGCCCATTCCCAAACTGAAACAGACAGGTCACTGGAATTTCTGCGGTTTGGGATCATTCACTTTCCCCAGTCTTTTCAGCAGACAGAAGACGGTGGTCCATTGTTATCCCAATGGGAGGGGGCAAGGGCATTCAGGGCTGGCCTGGCAGCTGCTTGGAGGCCAAGGCCAAGGCCGACCACGGCTCAGCTGCCACCCCAGCTGTTAAGGTCTGAGACACTTCCATGGCAGTTGGATCACAGCCACTCTGGAGCCCCATGTATTTCCTTCTACTGCCGCTCTGTGCCGGCCCTTCTCCTGGAATCCATCCCTGCGTCCAGCAACTAGAGAGGCAATGCTTGGCACAGCCATGGCCTCCAGGGCTGCTCCATTCAGTGTGTGGCTTGTGTCTGCTCTGATTGGTCAGTGTCTGTGCCTCACTGTTTGTTAAACATTTTGAATATCATCCGGGTCAGGGTCACTAACCTGCAGGGTGGGCAGAAGGGAACGATAACAACACACATGTCTATAGGACCCCCTTTCAGGCCTCCTCCTTTCTCTAGCAATGAGGCCTGCCCCAAGCAGGCCCGACCCCCCTTCACCATCACAGTCTGGATTCTTCTCACGGGGGGGCCAAGTTAATGATTATTCAACAAGAGGTCATTCACTCAGGGACAACAGTCTAGGAGTCGTCATTCAGACCTCTCCCTATGGCTCCTAGGAAAGGGACCACAGCTGAATTGGCCATGGACCCATTATGGGCACCCAGTGCCAGCAGCAAGGGCACCCCGTCCCTTACCCAATCACCCGCTCACCACTCAGACACCCAGAATGAGACAGAAGCACACAGTTCAGACCCCACAATGAACACACACATGCGACTCAGACCTACAATTCTCTCAAACACGCACACTAAGTCATACAACTCAGACACGCCTGCACAGACCCACAAAACAGACCCTCCATTCGCCCACACCTAGCACAGAACTGCACAACCCCACACACTCACCCGGTGACATTCAGCCAACGCAAACACATTCACTCAAGGGAGATGTGCCCCCAAGCCAGGCATTCACACCCACACACCCCTCTGCCTGAGGCTGGGGCACAGCAGGGCCTGCTCTCCATCTTCTGTATGtcacagtaaaagaaaaagtggCCCCCAACGTAGGCAGACCTGTGTCTCCACATCTTTAGAGTCTACCCGGACCCTGCAAATCCAGGCCAAACAGCTCTGCCTGGCTTTTGAAGCCTCAGTCACCCCCTTTTCCCATGGTGACCCCAACATCCAGCCTCCTTTCAGACAGGCCAAATCCTGCTCAACAACAACCCCTGTAGCCAGGACCTAATCAAATCCCCAAATAGAGGTGTCCTCTAGAGCCCGGCATCGctccaccccttcacccccacacCAGAACCCCAGACCCAGATATCAGCCCCAGCACCACTCCGTCCTGCCCCTCCCACCAATTTGGCGCATCTCACCCTGCAGACAGATGAGGCAACTCTTTCAAGAGTAGACGTTCCGTCTCCCCATAGAAGCCAAATCCAGCAGATTTGGGGATTTGATGTCATTCTATCTTTTATGTCCCTTCACTAACTGCCCCCATTCATTTATTATTGCACCTCTCTGAATCTTCAGGCTGAGTCTTCCTGCCTCTCACCTCTCCCTTCCTCAAAACCTGAGCAGCCGTTAGAAAGCACTCCTCTCCACCATCCACCCTAGCCTTTTCCCTCAACTTAGCTAATGTTTCCATCATCCAAATAGCTTCCTTTCTTAGCCCTACCTTGTTCCTTTGCAAATTTCTTCCCTACCCCTCCACATGATTGGGGAGATATACTTctatttctcatctctcttctgaGATATTTCTTGAGTCACTCTCTGTGCCCTACCCAAGCCTTCtagaggaaaataaagacaaatccaacaaaattaaagagaaagttGTAATACACATTAATAAGGGCAATAGTGCTTTTTTTCCATTAGACTGCAGGGTTTCCAAAGATGGGGTACTAAGTCTCCACTATCAGTATCTTAGGAGTGGGAACTGTGTCTCACCAACCAGAGAGGGTagaggaggaaacaggctcagacagGGTATGCAACTTACTCAAGGTCTGGACTGATCACTGTCtgtgctgggatttgaacccaggcctgtgTGACTATGGAGGCCAGGCTCTGGCCACCAGCACAGGCAGGAGTGAGTCATGGTCAAGATCAGGTTGTCTGGAGCCAGCTCAGCCACTGTTTACTGTCTAACTCTCAGCCATGATCACTGTCCTCAGGCCCAGACGAAGATGACTCACTAGTAAGCACAAGAGCAACTGTGACTCTGGGTCACCTCAGGTACcattttattatcatcattatttctaCCTTCATTAGCCAAATCATTGACTGCTTATTAAGCAGTCAGGCTGATGACGTGTACAGTGCCCTATGCTGACACACCCTGCCCTTGGTGCAGTCACGTATCCCAGAACCTATGATGCTGGCAAAAAGCCAACACCCactatccagccatccattcatgctattttcaatatctttcttgacatctactagtaccaggccctgtgctagacGCTGAGGAGCACAGAATAAATCAGTCCCTGCCTTCACTGAACATCCTGTCTATGGCAGAGAGACACACATAAGTAATTATAACACACAGTGATCTGAACTGTGATAGGACAGCCAACAGGCAGCAGGAGCTCAGAAGAGGTAGTGATTAAATCtgcctggaagtggggaaaatgCTTCAGCCAAGTGGTGACTGCTTTGATCTAAAGAGATTGAATAGGGAGGGGGTTGCCAGGCAAACCAAGGGGGTgggcattccagacagagggaatgACAGgcacaaaggcacagaggtgtgAGAGTGCAAGTGGTCTGGGGCATCTGGGGTCAGGGGCAGCAAGAGAGAAGCCTGGAGAGGTGAACAGAGACTATGTCACAGAACAAAGCAGCAGAGAGAGGCAATCCCGGTGAAACGGATAGAGGCAACAAGGCTAAAGTCTCGGGGAATCAGTGTTAACAAAGGGGACCACCCATTCCTGGCAGGTCATTCTGGGTCTCTACTAGAAACAATAACCAGCTAACAGTCATTGAGAGCTATGTTCTAAACGTGTTACATGGattctcacaacaactctatgCTAGGAGTATTATTAcctccatttcatagatgaataAATGGTGCCACCAAGAAGTtaggtaacttgctcaaggttacacaGTTAATAATAGTAGAGTCAGAATTTGAATTCAGGTGGTCTGGATTTAGGGCCCTATTAAATACAGTGCTATCTTGAGTCTTTAAAAGTCAGAGATGATCAAGTGTAGAATAAATAGCACCTAgactccctcctctccccatctcACTAAAAGGCAGAATGAGAGTGAAAATGTAGTCTTGGTTACCTTCAGGgttgtttttgatgagaaatctggACTCTTTGCTCCCCCAGGGAAGTGGCCCACTTTCCCTGAAGAGTCCTCAGCCACACCCAGCAACATATCTCCACGTtaatgctatgaatattcattcCATCAATGATGATTTACTGACAATCTGCTATATGCGGAGCATCATGCAAcgttctggaaatttagtcccacAAATGGCCATTGTGTGTAATCATAAGTGTGTAACTTCTTGGGTCAGCTAACAGCTTATCTAGAGTACACTGTCTTTATTTTGGTGCATGCTGTTTGCTGCAAAAAACTTATTTTTcgattttcagatttttaaaaaatacaattttaactaAACTTTTTCTGTATAACATACAAGTACATGAATCATACATGAACAGCTTCATGAATTATCACAAAATGAATACAACCCTGTAACCACCAGCCAGCTCAAGAAAGAGAGCATTAGCAAGACCCTGGAAACCATTCCCATCaccacctctccctcctccccaaagagTATCACTACCCGTGATTTCCAAAATCATAAATGAGACTGCTTGTCttaaacttcatataaatggagccATATAGCATGTACTCTTTTGTGTTTGTCTTCTTTTATTCAATATTATATGAGATTCATACTATGCTCTGGGTAGCAGTAACCCATTCATTTTCATTGTGGTAAAGtacaccacaatttatttatccattataCTGCTGAAGAACATTTGGTTCATCAAATAATATTGCTAGGATGATTCTTACTCACATTTTTTTGGGTGCACAGATATTTGCAGAACTGTTGCTGTATAACAAGAATCAGAATTATAGATTCAAGTTATGCTCAACTAGAGTGGATCTtgcttgttttccaaagtggtataCCAATCCACATGCCCATCAGCAGACTGCAAAATCCAGATATAACACTGTCACTATTTTACAATTACCCAGACGCTCATTaggactgttttcatttttatttctagaatagGTGTATATTTGTGATCACCTCAATGTAATTACTTACTTTCCTGCTTTTTGAAACGTTATTTTCCCTtctaagttttttaaattaaatattgagtaaaacaaaatatttataaaatatatgtaaaatataaagagTAACAGTACAATGAATCCTCATCATTATTCCATAGATCATATTACCATCAACTTCTGAAGTATCTTTCCTAATCTGTTACCTCCACCCAAAGGTAATGCCTACCCTGAATTTGGGGTTAaccatttctttactttcctttatgACTTTAAAGCATACATATTTATGtatccttaaaaaatttttttatttgtattttttgaactttatataagcTGAATATTCTGTTTCCTGACTTGCTTATTTTCACTCAACATCATATATCTGAGATTATTAGCACTAAATGCCACTTTTTGCCCTTACAAACACTGTAACTATGAATATTCATATACACTgtcaaatttttcaaaaatctgtaCTTAAGGAAGAGAGACATTATTTGAAATGATTACTGCAAGGGAGAAAAGGAATTATTgcaatggggagagggaagctaTTGTAAAGAGTGAAGCTCTGACCATAAGATCTACACATGTCTCAAGGGTTAAGCAGAATTTTTCTTTCATAGGGAGGAGTAAACAAAGCCAGAAAGAACTGGGTGTGAGGAATTGAGATAACCAGGAGTGGCACGATGGGACGGTATATCAAAGAATGTTTTACCCTGAAGCCAGCCTATTCTCAGGAGGGGCTGTTAAGGAGAGGCTGTGTACAGCTCAAGCTAGGGGTTTGCTAGGGGAGATGGTGCAAAGTTCATGGACCTAGAGGAAAGAGAGCTTAACCAAAGTTTAGTTAACAAGCATTTTGTCCTCATTGATCAGTCGGGACAGCAGTTCATCTAAGCATTTATGAggcaaaagaactgaaatttgCAGTCTGTGCCTTGCCGTAGGTTAAAAAGGGAGCACTCATGAGCTTTACCTAAGTCATATAAGGAAGGGTGTTTCTTTACAGTTAAGTTGTGTTCCAGAACACAAAATGGTGGAAGGAGTTTGTTAAATTTTCGTTGTTTTCCAGGATCACAGGGCTGAGCAAGGTTCGGTATCTCCTGATAAACATAAACAAGAATCTCTTTAACGTATCTAActgaaagtggaattgctggatcaaaagGTATGTGTACACAATTTCACTTTTACAGGgtaatgccaaattgttttccaaagtggtggttAACAGGTTACACTTCAACAGCGTGTAGGAAATCCAGTTGCTCTACATCGTCAGAATCTAAAGAGGATTTGAGGATTTAAAAATGTTTGCCAGTCTGGCTATGAAGGTGGAACTCATTACATGTCCTTAATGACTGAGACTGAACAGCTTTCATTGTTAATTGGAAGTGTTTCTCTTCTGTGAAGGGTCCTCCGGCCCATTTTTCAACTGGATTATCATTTTATTAGTGATTTGTGGGAGTTCACCAATATGTTTTGGAAGAATAAAAGGATGAACGACTGAAAAACCTCTCAACTGATAAAGAATTGAGATTAGGTTTGGGAGATTacccaacaaatatatatttgttaaatatattttaaaatatataaatatatagctaataataaataaatatatagctaaaaatattttttaaaaaactgccccTAAGGCTTCTAATTTAATCCTCGTTAGAGCTTTATGAAAAGTGCTAAAGCCCCATTTCTCAGGTGAGCTTTATCCAACATTACCGGCTTCTGACTCTGGGAGAGGGACCAAACGACTTCCTTCCGTTTTTTCGCAGCTCTCGGTGCCACATCCGCAACCCGTGCGAACTGTAGATCACGGGTTTCACAGTATTGCAACACCTTAGCGCCGCTCGTGCTGTTATCGCGAGAGTTGGTTGCAGCCGATCATGTGACATCTGAAATGGCGGTGTCCAgtgaggcggaggaggaggcggcAGTTTACTTAATAGTGAGCGGTATCCCCTCGGAGTTGCGCTCAGCCCAGCTACGGAGCTACTTTAGCCAGTTCCGGGAACAGCGCGGCTGTGGCTTCCTCTGTTTCCACTACCGGCATCGGCCTGAGCGGGCCCCCTCCCAGGTTACTCCCGACTCTACCCTAACTCCTATTAGCCAGGGTCTCAATCAGAACGATGCCCGCGCTCTCTCCACTCAGGATTCTGCTTCCGCCCAGACTCGCACCTGCTGCTGCGTCATCTCGGTACGGGGGGCAGCGCAAGCCCAGAGGTTTCTCCGCATGTACTCGGGCCGCCGGTGGCTGGATTCTCAAGGGACTTGGTTACCTGGTCGTTGTTTCATCCGCAGACTTCGGCTACCTACTGAGGCATCAGGTACGGATGGGAAAGATAATAGACTGGACTTACAGGCACTGGAACAGAGGCACCTTGCCTGAGGAGTGATGAGGCTAACTCAGGTATCTCGTTAGGGCTCTTTAGAAGTTTAGATCATTTATGGACAAAACTTCAGGCTCAACTTGGACGGTAGTAAAACTTGGGGCGCGGGGGAAGAGGCCTATTCTGTTCTGAGACCCTTTTAATTTTGCACTGACGcataagaggaaaaaggaaatcagGTATTGTCTTTCTTACACTCTCTTTGTTGCCCCCCACCCAGTCCTCTCTTGGCAAGATGCAAATGCAGAGACAAACTCTTTTCTCTGGACAGCTCCTATTTTCATGGGAAATCACTTTGATAGGGAAACAAGAAACACAGTGCAGAGTcctctaattcattcattcaacaactgtAGCCTATATTGCTAAACCTAGTGTGACTCTAGCTGGTATGCAGAGAACAGTTGGATACAGCCTGTgctcagaatccagagaggaaGACAGATTTGTAAAAAGGTAATTGTCACAGAGATGCCATTCTAATtgttaatgtttattgagcacttctgTGCGCTTTTAagcctttcattttcttattgactCCTCATAATTCTATAAGGTAATAGCTGTTGTTACCCATTTGAGGGGTAGTGAGGAAACTAAAGGATACAGAAGTTGTTACTTGCTCAAGGTTACAGTCACAGTACTAACCAGGTGTTTTGCTCAGAGCCTGTGCTCCTTAACACCAACTGCCATGAGATGTCAGAGGAGGGAGGAACTGATTGCCTACGGGGATCAGGAAATGTGGCTTTTCATCTAGATCTTGAAAGATAAATGGGTTTTTGGGAGAGAATGGTGTTCAAAATAAATGGCATTTGCAATGACACGGACAGAGAGGTGAAAGCCCATGAAACTTTCCCGGCATGTTAAATTGTTCGCTCTGATTGGAACAAATGGTATGAAGGTGTGCAGGGGTGGGGATCGATGGCAGTTGAGAATCAAAAGGTCAGTAGGAACCAGAGCTGGAAGAAACCTGTGAGCTCAGCCAAGGTGATGAGAAATGGCATGAAATTACTAGGTGGTTCTGGTCAGGAAACAGAGGAAGGAACTCTGGGAAAGTCTGAAAGGGAGAAATAGCATTAGGCTAAGGGGTTTAAACCTTGATCAATTTCTGGCTCAAGTATTGCTGGAGACTTCCAGGTTTCAAGAGCCTTCTTCTCCCTGCTTCCCAAGGTTTGGGATCCTTTCCCTTCAAGACTCGGAAGGAACTGCAGAGTCGGAAGGCTAAGAGTGAAGCTTTCACACTGGCCGATCTGAGGCAACTGCCAGAGCTGAACCCACCAGTGCTGATGCCCAATGGGAACGTGGGGACTCCCTTGCAGGTCTTTTTGGAGTTGATCCGGGCCTGCCGCCTACCCCCTCGGATCATCACCCAGCTGCAGCTCCAGTTCCCCAAGACAGGTTCCTCCCGGCGCTATGGCAATGTGCCCTTCAAGTATGAGGACTCAGAGACTGTGGAGCAGGAAGAGTTTGTGTACACGGCCGAGGGAGAGGAAATACCCCAGGGAACCTGCCTGGCAGACATACCAGCCAACCCCTGTGGAGAgccagaagaagaagaggaagaagagtcaCACTCAGATGACGTGAGTACAGTGAGCCATCCTGTCCTTGCTGGCAGCTTAGAGAGGCCAAGACATTAATACTACCACTCTTCAATTGTATATTACGAGAGTTCTAGGCCTGGGATCCTCGGGAGGGTTCCAAAGACTTTGAACTCCCCGACATTGAATGCAAAACTGCATTTGCAAGTATGTGTTTCTTTGGGGAGAGGGGCCAGAGCTTTTATCAAAAGATTCACAAAAGgatcttcttttcatttcttcagaAGAAATGTAAGGAGAGCCCTTTTCATTGATGAAATCTACTGACTGAGAGATAGATCATCTAAGGAAGTAGAGGCAGAGCTAGGGTGTGAACTCAGTCCTCTTTGCTGCTTGTCTTACCTCTGTGTGCTTTCATTTTGTGGCTGAGAAGTTGCATCTATTTTCTGACCTTGAGTTGGTGGATTAAACACCAGCCTCCACTCTTAACATTATCAGTGAAATAGGCatttcttctgcctctttctccaaACTTGATTGTTCATCCATAAAATCAGGAGAGGTGTGATTTGTtggggacctttttttttttttttactgcatacTCTGTGTAAGAAGTAATTGATGTCTTCAAAGCTCCCATCTCAGTGTTGCTGACACATCTGGACCACATCCTTTAGTGTGGTACTGTCCTGACTTTTCTCTAGCACTTGATCTGCAGCAGTGATTGCTGAAGCCTCCTGGAGTTTCACTGGGGCAGGGGCCCCCAGAATTTCAAGCCAGGAGTCATCCTGTCATTCCACAAGTCCAGTTGAGCAGTTGTAAACACAGGGGCTAGTGCGGGACTCCAAAGACATTCTAAGACCCATTTCCTTCTCTCAAAGAGCCTTACATCTCCTTGAAGAGAGAGAAGCAGCATCTGGAAAGGCTATGATATGGTATTGGTTTGAATGctggctctgcctctctcttggtGTACTCTCGGGCAAATCACTTTACTCCTCTGGATtgaggtttcctcatctgtagaatgggaataatagtccttacctcacagggttgttggggTGATTAAAGAAGCTAAGATATGTGAAGGGCCTGATACATAGTAAATAATAGATATTAGTTCTTGCCCTTCTTTCTTTGTGACATAATGTATAAAGGTGTAACAGTGTGTATGGATTGGCACTCAGAAGTTCAGAGACCAGTGAGAGTGCTGTGGGTCTCGGTGTGTGAGCTTCACATAGGCTGCAGAACTTGAGGGATGAGGAGGATTTAACCAAGTGAAGAAGAGGTGGTGGTGGAAGAGGAGGGCAGATACTTCTGGGAGAACAAGATGGCCAAAAGCACAAGGATACTAATGAGTCAGGCTTGTGGGGGAAGGGGCCAAGTATGTTGAGAAAGAGTCAGGGCATGGAGAGGTGTGTTGGTCAGACCTTGAGGGTTAAAAATGTGCTGTTTCTCAGAGAGATTTGGAGGAATGGAACTGTGCCCTGAGCTGCCCTCCTTGCGTGCATGAGGTCAGGAAGCTGGACAGGCAGGTCACTTCTCCCCACCTTCTCCCAGGATGATGACCGGGGTGAGGAGTGGGAGCGGCATGAAGCACTGCACGAGGACGTGACTGGGCAGGAGCGGACCACTGAGCGGCTCTTTGAGGAGGAGATTGAGCTCAAGTGGGAGAAGGGTGGCTCTGGCCTGGTGTTCTACACTGACGCCCAGTTCTggcaggaggaagaaggaggtaaTGCTGGcacctgggcaggggcagggatgaCCCCTGCTGCATTCACTCAGGGTGCTCTGCTCCACACGGTGGGTTCCCTGGCAGTGAGCCCAAAGAAAGGGCTAGGGAAGAGGCTTTCCTTGGTTGTATATGAGAGACCAGTCATCCTTTATAGGGGTGGGGGATCAGTGGAGTGGAGTGAAGATGCCCTCCTGCAAATTCTGAATGACCCTCCCAGAGGAAAGATTTGAAAATACAATCAAAAGCCCCCAGTTCTAGAACGTGTGTCTTACGTCTAGATTTAACTCTCAACAGAACTGAAAGTCCCTAGCTTACTCTGCTTAATGTTTTTATATCTGCAGACTTTGATGAACAGACAGCTGATGACTGGGATGTGGACATGACTGTGTACTACGATACAGGTACTGAACCAGGGGTTGCAATACTGCAAGATGGAATGGTGCCCTGGCCTTGCAGCGACACTTTCCCAGTCCTGCTTAGCAGTGGCTGAGACGGGGCACCAGTTCCCTTGGGGTAGCCCACTGAGAGTGTGCCTCTCTTAAAACGTCTCTGGTTGAGTGCATTAAGTGCTGGTTGTGGGCAgagcatttttcctttctttgtggaGGAAGGACATGTAGGAACAGCCTTCAGGGAGCTCTCGTTCTGATGGGCAGGCCCTAGTAcagtgggaggggcaggagtTCAGGCTCTGGTTAAGAATTTAGACTTTGGAGTCAAAAATGACCTATGGTGGTTGCGGGGTGGGAGGGGTTCTAGTTCCATCTCTCAGTTTATGGCTCTGTGACTTTTCTCCACcgcattt
Coding sequences within:
- the GPATCH3 gene encoding G patch domain-containing protein 3, with protein sequence MAVSSEAEEEAAVYLIVSGIPSELRSAQLRSYFSQFREQRGCGFLCFHYRHRPERAPSQVTPDSTLTPISQGLNQNDARALSTQDSASAQTRTCCCVISVRGAAQAQRFLRMYSGRRWLDSQGTWLPGRCFIRRLRLPTEASGLGSFPFKTRKELQSRKAKSEAFTLADLRQLPELNPPVLMPNGNVGTPLQVFLELIRACRLPPRIITQLQLQFPKTGSSRRYGNVPFKYEDSETVEQEEFVYTAEGEEIPQGTCLADIPANPCGEPEEEEEEESHSDDDDDRGEEWERHEALHEDVTGQERTTERLFEEEIELKWEKGGSGLVFYTDAQFWQEEEGDFDEQTADDWDVDMTVYYDTDGGDKDARDSVQMRLERRLRDGQEAGSVIGCQVGTFERHTKGIGRKVMERQGWAEGQGLGSQCSGVPEALDSDGQHPRCKRGLGYHGEKLQPFGQLKRPCGTGLGLISTIYDEPLPQDQGESLLRRQPPTSMKFRADMAFVRGSSCALDSPSEPE